The window GCTTGATAGGCTAATTTAAGGGCAGGAAATTTATTGAAGTCTGGAGCCTGAAAGGTCAAATTCTGATTAGCCAATTGTAGTCCTGGTAAATTGAGTTTAACACGTTCGGGATAGGTCAAGGCATAGGCAATGGGAATTTTCATGTCTGTCACTCCCATTTGTGAGACAATCGAACCATCAATATATTCAACCATAGAATGGATAACACTCTGGGGATGAACAATAACCTCTATATGTTCCAGCGGCATATCGAAAAGCCACTTTGCTTCAATAACTTCGAGGCCTTTATTCATCAATGTTGCTGAGTCTATTGATATCTTACGACCCATCTCCCAGTTGGGATGATTTAAGGCATCTTGAGGCGTAACACTCCATAAATCTTTTGCTGATCTGTTAAGAAACGGGCCACCAGAGGCAGTTAATATCAGTTTTTTCACATCTTCTTTGCGGCCAGCAGACAGAGCTTGAAAAATAGCGTTGTGCTCACTGTCGACCGGTAATAGGCGAATATTCCCATGATTAACTGCATCCATGATGAGTTGGCCAGCCATTACCAGTGTTTCTTTGTTGGCTAAAGCAATGTCTTTGCCGGCCAGAATCGCCGCAATTGTGGGAGCAAGGCCTGCGGCACCAACGATTGCCGAGACAACCATGTCGCAACCGGGCAGGGAAGCGACCTCTTCAGCGCCTTTCATACCAGAAACAATTTTACTGTGCCACTCGGGGCTAAGTGCAGATCGGAGACTAGCAGCATCCTCAGGGTCTGATACGGAGATAAGGGTGGGATGAAACGCCTGAATCTGATCTTTTAGCAGGGTTATGTTTTTACCAGCCGACAGACCAACGACACGAAATCGTGACGGGTACTGTTTAACAACCTCAAGAACATTCCTGCCGATTGACCCGGTTGAACCTAGTATCGATAAATGTTTAATCATCGTCAGAGACTGTGGTGGCTAGTACATAAAGCCTAAATAGATAAGGTAGAACATAGCTGGAGCTGAGGCCAAAATAGAATCAATTCTGTCAAGTATACCACCATGCCCTGGCAGAATCGAGCCTGAGTCTTTAGTGTTATTGGATCGTTTTATAATTGATTCGGCTAGATCGCCGCAAACGCCAATGAGGGTAATAACAAGGGTAAGAAGCACAATTTTTAAAGTGGTCTGGTTTTCTAAAAATAATACCCTGTAAATTAAAGCAAAAAAAACACTACAGGCCAGGCCACCCACAAGCCCTTCAATGGTTTTGCCCGGGCTTATTGCGGGACAAAGTTTATGTCTGCCAAAATTAGATCCTGTGTAGTAGGCACCTGTATCGGAGGCAATTGTTATCGTGGTTAAAAGGCCAAGCCAATAAAAACCATCTTCTAAAGTTATCAAAAGCGGGATGTAGGATGCACAAAGACCTATGAAAAGAAGACCAGTAGAGCTTTTCAGTATGAAAAGATCTTTAGGGGAATCGCCTCGATTTGGCAAAAAGAAAGCTATCACTACGAAAATAAGTGATGCAAATAGTAGCGCTGGCAGCAAATAGTCTGCTGAAGACTGATAAACGGACAGAAGAGGTAAGCTACTGATTAAGGCGATTGTTGTTCGAGTGGATACAGAGTACTGGGGCAAGCAGATTTTAAAATACTCAAATAGACCGATCACTCCAATACCATATACAAAAATCCATAGCAGCGTATAGGATTGAAGAATGAGAGTGCTCCCCCAGATTAGGGCGGCAACAAGACCTGTAAGTAGTCTGTTCATTTTTTAGTTTATTGCGTGCTGTGGATTACGAATATTTTGCTTTGATAACTTGATCACCAGTGCGACCAAAACGTCTTTGTCTACTTTGAAAATTATAGATAGCTTCTATCAGATTCTCTTTTCTGAAATCAGGCCAATGTGTGTCTGTGATATAGATTTCAGAGTAAGAAGCCTGCCACAGAAGAAAATTACTGAGACGCGACTCACCGCCAGTCCGAATTATAAGGTCAGGGTCAGGAAGGCCATGTGTGCCTAAATGATCGTTGATCGTAGTTTCGCTGATGTCATGCAGGTCAAGTTCACCGGCAAGACATTTTTGGCAGATATCTTTAACAGCCACCGTAATTTCGTTTCTACTACCGTAACTCAGAGCAAGATTAAGAACAAGGCCACTATTCTCAGAAGTTTTATTTATAGTATCTTTAAGTACTTTTAGTACATCCTTAGGCAATTTTTCAATTTGGCCAATAGTTTGAAGTTTAATGTTATTGTCGATTAAGTTGTTGATCTCTTTTTTCAGGTACGACTTTAACAGTGACATTAACGCTTTAACTTCAAGTGCTGGTCTATTCCAGTTTTCGGTTGAAAAGGCATAAAGGGTAAGTACTTCAATACCGAGTTCGCGAGATGACTTTACGATGTTTTGAACAGATTCGACACCTATTTTGTGTCCAACTGTTCTTAATAAACTTCTTTTTTGAGCCCAACGGCCATTGCCATCCATGATAATGGCGATGTGCTTTGGAAGGGTGCTGATTTCGAGGTCAGATTGGTCTGGCATAATGCCTTAATTTGAAAGAGTCGTAATATGTGAATTTGGAAAGATAGTTTCCGATTTTCCTGTTACAGAAGAAAAAACTGTCTGCTCTTGAACTAAGGCAGTGGTGGCTAAACAGCCATAACTTCAGTCTCTTTGTCAGCCATTATTGCGTCGATCTGTTTTATGTAGTTATCAGTTTCTTTTTGAGCACTCTCTTGTAATGAGAAAAGTTCGTCTTCGGAAATTTCTTTGTCTTTTTTCTGCTTTTTCAAAATGTCAATAGCATCGCGTCGATGGTTACGGATAGCAACGCGGAAATCTTCGCTTGTCTTTTTTACCTGCTTCACAAGAGTTTTACGTCGATCTTCTGTGAGTTGAGGAATTGATATACGTATTACTTTGCCGTCGTTAGCTGGTGTTAAGCCTAAGTTTGCTTTTTGGATCTCTTTCTCGATGGGACCAATTAGCTGAGTATCCCAGGGTTGGATCATAATGAGGCGATTTTCCGGAATAGTAAGTGTCGCAACTTGATTTAAAGGCATTTTGGAGCCATAAGAGTCAACTTTAATTCCATCAAAAAGTGATAGAGAGGCGCGACCAGTTCGTATTTTTGAGAGATCGCGGCGATATGCATCAATGCTGCCTTCCATCTTATCGCTCATTTTTGATATTATATCGCTCATGTTTTGTCTCCATTGATAATCGTGCCTATTTTTTTACCGCATACCGCATTGGTAATATTGCCCGGGGTATTCATGTTAAAAACCATAATTTGTATGTTGTTATCCATTGCTAACGATATGGCTGTTGAATCCATCACTTTGAGTCGTTTACTCAGGACTTCGGCATAAGTAAGTTGGTCATACCGTACGGCATTTGGATCTTTTAGTGGATCTCGATCGTAAACGCCATCGACTCTTGTTGCTTTACATACTACCTGAGCGTTAATCTCCAGGCCGCGCAGGACTGCTGCAGTGTCGGTAGTAAAGTAGGGGTTGCCACTTCCGGCGCCAAAAATCACAACACGATTTTTGTTGAGATGGTGCTCGGCCTGGTGGCGTGAATATGATTCACAAACAAGGGGCATCGGTATGCTTGATAAAACTCTGGTTTCGACACCAGCGGCAGTAAAGGCATTTTCAAGTGCTAAGGCATTCATAACAGTTGCGAGCATTCCCATGTTATCTGCTGAAACACGGTTCATGCCTTTCGACGCCCCTGAAACGCCACGGAAGATATTGCCAGCACCTATAACCACACCAACTTGAACGCCTGTATCAACAAGACTCTTCAATTCGCCGGCAACGTATTCTAATGTTTTATCACATATACCGTAATCAGCTTCTCCCATTAAGGCTTCACCGCTTAACTTAAGTAATATCCGATTATAGTGTGATTTCATCAGAATCTCCGAATCTTCAAGATTAAAAAAAAGCGGCAAAAAAAGAAGCAAATCCGGTTTTAATAGTGGTTTATTCAGCCACTATTAAAACCGGATGGAAGGGGAGTTACTCTTGGCCAACCTGAAGACGAACATATTTTTTGATGGAAATGTTCTCGCCCATTTTTGCAATCAGTTCATTAAGCTTGTCATGAATAGTAAGGTCAGGATCTTTTACAAATTTCTGCTCAAGCAAACAGCTTTCAGCAAAAAATTTATCGAGTTTACCCGCTATAATTTTTTCAAGAATATTTTCAGGTTTTCCTGAATCAAGTGCCTGTTGTCTGTATATGTCTCTTTCTCGTTCCAGAAGTTCGGCAGGAACATCGTCGCGACTCATTGAAACTGGATTAGTTGCAGCTATTTGCATAGCAACATCTTTTGCAAAGTTAATAAAGTCATCAGTTTTGGCAACAAAATCAGTTTCACAGCCGAGTTCGACCATAACGCCCAGTTTACTGCCGCCGTGAATATAGGTTTCAATAACACCTTCACTCGTTGCTCGGCCAGCTCTTTTTGCTGCAACAGCCAGACCTTTTTGGCGAAGGAAATCAATTGATTTTTCCATGTCACCATTGTTTTCCTGAAGGGCTTTTTTGCAGTCCATCATGCCTGCATTAGTTTTGTCGCGAAGTTCTTTTACCATTTTACTTGTGATAGTCACAATTATACCTCGTAAATAATATGCTTTATAATGTTAACACTCTGAAGTTAAACCCTTAATGAAACAGAATAGAAAATAGCGCAACTATTCAGCTGAAGATGCTTGGGCCTGCTCAGCTGCGTTTGCAGCAGCAATTGCTTCAGCCGCTGCCGCTGCAACGAGTTCTTGTTCTGTTACTTCAGGAGTTTCATCAACTCGATTGTTTTTGCCTTCAATAGCCGCATCTGCAATCTTGGAAACAATAAGTTTAACAGAACGTAGCGCGTCATCGTTACCGGGAATAAGGAAATCAATCCCGTCAGGACTACAGTTCGTATCTGTTAAGGCAATGACCGGAATGCCAAGTCGGTTGGCTTCATTAATCGCAATGTTTTCTCGCTTAGGATCGATAATGAATATTGCTGAAGGCAAACTCTTCATGTTTTTTATGCCGCCAAGAGTCTTTTCAAGTTTAACAAGCTCTTTTTCCATGTGTAAGGCTTCTTTCTTCTTATACTGATTGATGGTGCCG is drawn from Desulfobulbaceae bacterium and contains these coding sequences:
- the frr gene encoding ribosome recycling factor — encoded protein: MSDIISKMSDKMEGSIDAYRRDLSKIRTGRASLSLFDGIKVDSYGSKMPLNQVATLTIPENRLIMIQPWDTQLIGPIEKEIQKANLGLTPANDGKVIRISIPQLTEDRRKTLVKQVKKTSEDFRVAIRNHRRDAIDILKKQKKDKEISEDELFSLQESAQKETDNYIKQIDAIMADKETEVMAV
- the tsf gene encoding translation elongation factor Ts: MVKELRDKTNAGMMDCKKALQENNGDMEKSIDFLRQKGLAVAAKRAGRATSEGVIETYIHGGSKLGVMVELGCETDFVAKTDDFINFAKDVAMQIAATNPVSMSRDDVPAELLERERDIYRQQALDSGKPENILEKIIAGKLDKFFAESCLLEQKFVKDPDLTIHDKLNELIAKMGENISIKKYVRLQVGQE
- a CDS encoding phosphatidate cytidylyltransferase encodes the protein MNRLLTGLVAALIWGSTLILQSYTLLWIFVYGIGVIGLFEYFKICLPQYSVSTRTTIALISSLPLLSVYQSSADYLLPALLFASLIFVVIAFFLPNRGDSPKDLFILKSSTGLLFIGLCASYIPLLITLEDGFYWLGLLTTITIASDTGAYYTGSNFGRHKLCPAISPGKTIEGLVGGLACSVFFALIYRVLFLENQTTLKIVLLTLVITLIGVCGDLAESIIKRSNNTKDSGSILPGHGGILDRIDSILASAPAMFYLIYLGFMY
- a CDS encoding UMP kinase, giving the protein MMKSHYNRILLKLSGEALMGEADYGICDKTLEYVAGELKSLVDTGVQVGVVIGAGNIFRGVSGASKGMNRVSADNMGMLATVMNALALENAFTAAGVETRVLSSIPMPLVCESYSRHQAEHHLNKNRVVIFGAGSGNPYFTTDTAAVLRGLEINAQVVCKATRVDGVYDRDPLKDPNAVRYDQLTYAEVLSKRLKVMDSTAISLAMDNNIQIMVFNMNTPGNITNAVCGKKIGTIINGDKT
- a CDS encoding 1-deoxy-D-xylulose-5-phosphate reductoisomerase — its product is MIKHLSILGSTGSIGRNVLEVVKQYPSRFRVVGLSAGKNITLLKDQIQAFHPTLISVSDPEDAASLRSALSPEWHSKIVSGMKGAEEVASLPGCDMVVSAIVGAAGLAPTIAAILAGKDIALANKETLVMAGQLIMDAVNHGNIRLLPVDSEHNAIFQALSAGRKEDVKKLILTASGGPFLNRSAKDLWSVTPQDALNHPNWEMGRKISIDSATLMNKGLEVIEAKWLFDMPLEHIEVIVHPQSVIHSMVEYIDGSIVSQMGVTDMKIPIAYALTYPERVKLNLPGLQLANQNLTFQAPDFNKFPALKLAYQACKLGGIMPAVLNAANEIAVDAFLNERIRFPEIALCVAETMQRTRNVNSPDLTTIIEADLSSRIQAESIIEAFMMNNRQKQGLEIPTPDLSNHPLLT
- the rpsB gene encoding 30S ribosomal protein S2; translation: MSNITMKEMLVAGLHFGHQTKRWNPKMKPYIFGARNKIYIINLDKTLPMYNAAHDYIYKTVAKGGNILFVGTKQQAQEIIKEEAMRCGMFFVNHRWLGGMLTNFQTIKKSVDRMKSIEAMREDGTINQYKKKEALHMEKELVKLEKTLGGIKNMKSLPSAIFIIDPKRENIAINEANRLGIPVIALTDTNCSPDGIDFLIPGNDDALRSVKLIVSKIADAAIEGKNNRVDETPEVTEQELVAAAAAEAIAAANAAEQAQASSAE
- a CDS encoding isoprenyl transferase; translated protein: MPDQSDLEISTLPKHIAIIMDGNGRWAQKRSLLRTVGHKIGVESVQNIVKSSRELGIEVLTLYAFSTENWNRPALEVKALMSLLKSYLKKEINNLIDNNIKLQTIGQIEKLPKDVLKVLKDTINKTSENSGLVLNLALSYGSRNEITVAVKDICQKCLAGELDLHDISETTINDHLGTHGLPDPDLIIRTGGESRLSNFLLWQASYSEIYITDTHWPDFRKENLIEAIYNFQSRQRRFGRTGDQVIKAKYS